Genomic segment of Mytilus edulis chromosome 12, xbMytEdul2.2, whole genome shotgun sequence:
catgtgacccccccccccttttaaaaaaaaaccctcaataactttaaaataaaattttgaatcattactAATAAGCATACAGATCTTTAGTtcaatataactaagaagtgtgtcaAGTTTTCAGCAAtgatcataaatcatttttgagatacggtgcgacatgtgaggggggataggaggggtcatgatcccgaaatcccgggtttaaaaacacaaaatcccgaggtcccgaatttaaataaataaaaatcctggatcccgaaattcgaaaaaaagaattcccggatcccgaaggagtaaatcccgaaatcccgagcttaaaaacacccgatcccggagtcccgataaaggtcctatcccccctcacatGTGAAACAAGTATACAGATCGTTTTACCATTATAAGAAACagctatgttaagtttcatgaaattttatttatcaaGTTACGGTGCGGTGCAACATGTGACTgccggacagacagatggacagacagacagacagcgGGACatcggacatttgtataccataaattATACGTCCCGTCAAACTTCTGACAGGCGTATACAAATATGGTCTTTCGTGATCAGGTCTCAAGACAATTATGAAAAAGCGAAATGGAATAACTCTTGCAAGTATGGTAAATTCTTTCTCATTAATTTATCATCTTAACtatatttactaaaaaataagatttccaaattatttacaaaacaaaaaacttgaATGACTTTGTGCTACAAAAAATATAAGTCATATCATGAAATTTGTGATGATGAAATTCTAAAGCTAAATACGGGATGGACAAACACTTACAGTCCTTTTTTTTTCGTAACATATATCGTAAACAGATATAAGATTTgtcaaaattgattttttatcatgttttcatGGGCGCAGCCATATTGGTAATTTTCGAGGTTCTCGGACTTTAGTGAGGTATTTGAGAGACAAAAAGACGTTCCGTTATTCCAAATGCTCTAGGAAAATGGCAACAAGTCAGCAGCCTTTTGAGGAATGGCTTTGTGCCAAACTGTTATCACTGGACCCAGAAATTGATACTGATGTATTTGTTATGTACATTAACGGAATTTTGGACACAGACGATCCTTCCGATGAAAAGAAAGAATCAATGTCAGAAATTTTATCAGAAGTGTTTGTGAGTATcacttgttcatgttgtttacaTGTATACATTGGGTGTCCAACTTGGGGGGTTCTAATCCaagcttactgttttgtcagattcctgtatcccacttacactatgtacataagcaattctcatttttgtgtaatttcccgtgtcccgctagacttcatttacCGTTTTCACGgaacaataatttgactttcacgtgttaCACtaacaaaaaatcggcaatctgGCATCACGCtgagaccccaatgagacccactacatcatctagtccaaataattatgacgtcttgaaaggctattataatttttttctttgacgccttacatgtacatcgatgtaaggcgtcaaagaaaaaaattataatagcctttcaagacgtcataattatttggactactacATCATCCTGCTCAGTTAACAGATTGGGTGAAACCAATgatttaaccctcttgctgcagACCGTTTTTCAAGATTGTATTTCATGTGCCAGAAAATACGACAGCTCAACGTCTGTGATGTAACATGCCACACAGTGACGTCATATATGTTCATGTTTTAATTAACGCAAGTTTCTcatcattgtcatgattgttgtaTAGATCTCTTTCAGTtgcaaataaaatacaaatgtacaatgATGTACCAAATCTTAAACAGTGTAATTATTTATCTTCAATGGGTCAACATTGTAATGTCATTTGGGTATGACATCAATATCAAATGTTGTTATAATTTGTTGTGCTGGTGAAATCACAAACGTCCAGctgttgtacatgtatttctagcACATTAAAAACATCCATTTATTAATTCAGACCTACCAGCAGCAAGATGGTTCACCAAAACTGGCAGTGTTCTTCATACAGTTGAGTTCTGCAGCACCTGCAGAATATTTTCACTGTGAGCTCAGCTCAAAGCTAGCATTGGCCCAAAGTGCcgtaaaacatacatgtatgtgcctgtcccaagtcaggagcctgtaattcagtggttgttatttgttattatgtgatgcatatttgtttttcgttcattttttttttatataaataaggcctttagttttcttgtttgaattgttttacattgtcatttcagagtcttttatagctgactatcataatatgcggtatgagctttgctcattgttgaaggccgaacggtgacctatatatgtacatgtagttgttaatttctgtgtcattttggtctcttgtggagagttgtctcattggcaatcataccacatcttcttttttatatgtagtcTTTCAGGCTACAATTACATTGAAATTAAGTTCAGAACCTACAAGCttacactgaacaacaagctataaagggcctcaaaaattactaatgttaaaccatttaaactggaaaaccaacagtctaatctatataaaaaacgagaattAAGAAACATTTATCAtgcttatgaaccacatcaacaaacaacaaccactgaacatcaggttctcatgacttaagacaggtgcaaacaattgcagcgggtttaaccATGCTAGTAGGAACCTTCACCTTTAAAACTGGAACAATAGtgcaacatcacaacatagaaacccacattaaaaaaatattgaaatcggCTTAACTGAATTAAAAggcatattaacacaagtgaacgaACATATACTAAAtgatttgatctatgacacaatgtgaataccaaatcaataaaataaggggaaAGATGTTAAACAATGTCAGAAAGACAAACATTATCTTGAACAAAATGTTGCcaaatctacatgtacatgtacatatgtgaaGACATGAAAGAAACATTTATACTGTAGTTGTGTGGTTTACATacagttgtacatgtacatgcatggtttaatgtttacatgtagatataaaaaagaagatgtggtatgattgccaatgcgacaactatccACATGCATGGTTTAATGAGTATTAGATCTGTTAAGTGGTATTACAATAatctatgatcatgatgatatacaATGTATTAGTTATGATTTCCAATTTCTCTTTTGCAGCCAGATAACTTTTCTGATGTTTGTGCTGAAGTTTACAATaaatatgaagaaataaatgGTTTAGCTGCATCAAAAGACGATTCAGGTaaccatgataaaaaaaaaataattttatcaaatgtaactaaattaaaaaaaattagaaatacattcatttttttacattcaaaaagatacatttttacattaagctcttaaattggtaACCAATGGTAACCATGAATATAAATGAATCAacatttatcatgattatagcTAAAAATATTGAAGGAGAGACATTTCCGTTTTTAccaatcaaaaaaataaaaaattacaaaaatttagattttgtaaGCACAAGTTTAGTGAAGTTCCTGAACATCATTGCTTGCACTGGaatgaaatttatattatttcCAGATTTTAACTATGTGATAACAAATAAACAGTCATGGGAAAGTTATCAATTTAAGTATACAAATGTATGATATTGGTTTGCAATCatactataaaatatatttttttatagtctTACTGCACTGAGTGCATATAAATAAGTATATTTTTGTTGaggtaaacattttaaaatcccATTAGAGAAAGTTTATCACATGGTCAATAAATGcatcatttattttcaatttccgCCGATCTTCTCAATATGCAAAACAATGAACAGAAGTCAAGTTCGTGTTAATTGATTGTGCCTTGGCCAAAGAATCACATTTCAGATACTTTTCACAGTTTCATTCAACTTTTGTCACATTGTATATACTTGTTTATGTATTGCCATAGCATATTATTTATGCTttcgcaaataaaatattcattcattcaataagACTAATATTGATGATGGCAAGACTCAGCTAGTGAAATCACTAATTAGGAGGTTTCCCCAGACACACAGGTTCATGAAAAGGTGCATCCAAATGTAAATCGCACGTTCAGGATGTGTACATGGTGTACATGTTTCAACAAAAACTCTATAAACACAGATCCTTCcagaaaataagaaacaaaaaatcaatcaatctaaacaacagaaacatactagtaatataagTTACAGCTACATTCCTATTGCATGTATTTTTAGgttttgtttggcttgcttgctttgtttatGTAACTGTTTGCTCAAGCATTTAATGTAAGATTTACAATCGCAATCAATTGATAGGTAATGCTATGGATGCTTgtgcaaacatttatacaaacaaagcaagcaagccaaccaaacctttaaactacaCCCAATAGGAAAATAGCTGTAAAGATAACATATCTTCAACAGTTGAAAAGGACATGCACATACTTGCATTGATACATAAAAAATATGTCATACTCTTATATAATTATCTCTTAGTTACCTTGTGTCATAACAAGTTTGATTAAATAACCAAATTGAAATTCTATGAATATCTGATACCAATTATGAAATATCTCTTTGTTATTGTgatgttttaatttgttatttttacagattcaGAGAATTTGGCTAAACAATTATCCAACATGTTAGAAAACCAAAAAATAGAATCAGTAAAACCTAAAGAAAATCTTAGTAAGGAAGAGAAAGAAAGAAAGGCCGCCATTTTAGCACAATACGGCCATGTGTCAGATGAAGAGTATCCTTTTATTGTCAGCATGCTGTCTTGTGTTAAtctttactgtggattcattaactAATTTCCATGGATTGCGAAAAACTTACCTTTTTCGTGGATATGTAATTTCAAGGTTTTTGCCATTGAAAGTCTGCATACAATCTAATAGAAAACTTGTAATtccttgaacatttaaattcatggttcacctgtacccatgaaaaccatgaaaattggtatccaacgattAATCATGAATCTACAGTATTTTAGAATTCAAATTTAAAGATAAGTACATGAGGTGGTTGATGGGGGTTTAAAGAATAGTAAATaatgagaaaaatatttaaagaatactgAACAATGAGGTgctaaaaatataagaaatagaaaataatgtcTATGAGCTGATGAACAAACACAAAGTTAGCAaatcagaagatgcgttacatccaaaattaaatcatttattgtTATTCACTCTATTTTTCTCAGAAAAGATTTCTTTCCAATATATTGcatcttatttttaatttattttgacaaCAATAGCAAAAACAGCTATTTCATATTATGCATTTTTGGTACAAATGATTCTATATTCTGATGATGGTTAAAAAGTACAAGGAATAGAGAACAATGtcatgaaaaattaaagaatacagaaataaagaaCCCTTGTGTTTGTACTGAAAATAAAGAGATGGGGTAggattacaaatgagacaacaaaccataaaaaaataatggatAACATAGATAAGTACATGAAAGATATGAAGATGGAGATTTTATCCTACAAAATTAGTATAGTTATGGTTTCATTAAACAAGGCTGTGTTTTTCAGCTACAATCTGATTGAAGGGCAACAGCCCTGAGACAACATGGATGAAATTTAGCTAAGAAACATTCTTAGATTCAAAGACTgttgataatctgtttatctaGGTTTTGTAGGCGACGTCATTAACGTTAGGCTCATGACATCATAGTTCTTTTTCTACTCGACTAAGAAAAACTCaagtattttaatatgaaaaattatcacaaacaaatttcaaagaaaatttttgaaaaaacaataataaatttatggcatcaatatttacttattttatacaGAACTATAATCTCAAAATTtagataaatttatatattgttttgcactttatacatatatatagctagttaaactaaagataaatattattgatgtCATCAgtcacaaaaatatgttttaaacagaatttttttttaccttttctaccaaaaaacaaaagtgaatgcatgaatattgatcaatattatttcttataaaataaaaacattgttcTTACAAGCTTAACATCTACTCATGGCTGTTTTAAAATTATACCCTTGGCAGGCACTTTTTATGATAATGAAAATTATCATTTTACTTAACGGCAATCTAATTGAAATTAAGTCTCTGGACTCAAACATTTTTGTAGAGCCTAATTAgcaagacatagcgatcctacattctgttgtCGTCTTATTTGGCTGctgcgtccacaaatattcactctgtggttaaggtttttgaaattttaatcacTTTATTAAACTGTCCTGTACAtgtatttctaccaaacttggacagaagcttgtttatgatcataagatagtattcagaaatcaattttggaaaaaaaacctgTTTATCCTTATAACAATGTATTAATTACATTCATAAAGAAGCCGAGACACTGGGTTCCCTGAAACTCTTACAAATTAATGTTATGCTTGGTAGCTGCATGGGAGATAAATCATAACAAAATGACCAAGTGTatggatttaatttttaaaagattgaCCTACTGGTACAATACTTtgataaactttaaaaatacaACCACACATATTAAGTCAATTTGAGTGCCTCCCATCGCCCTACATGATAAATTCTGAAACAGCCCTgggaaaatatttatcaattttgaagcaATAACCCTTTAGTATCATAATTTCAATTTAAGTTggatatttgaaatttttcaacCCAGGTTGTATATTCACATTTATTCTAGTAGCTGTACTAGTTTCCAGTCCTAATATTTTCTCCTTAACATATAAACCAGAGATGATGACAGACCAGATGATCCAGGTGGAGATAGTCAAGACAGTTGTATcttttttatgaaaagttctcAAACTTgagacattatacatgttatatcatgtatattgtaggTGTGGACTGTTGAAGGACTGAAggatctatttttagacatttcaTGTGTtgcttaaatatttattattcaaGCAATCTTACTAGTATTTGAACATTTCTGAGAAAATCTGAGAAATtaaatttaatatgtaaaaaagggttaaaattcagttttttttagcaatttaaaaatttaagggatgaaaattgaaaacaaactagCTTACATGTTTAGAATGACGAAATGGAGATTCAATAATATGCTGACTGCTCTCACTGAAAACCACAAGATAAATGTAGCTATTGACAGTAACTATTATATGAAgacataaaattcaaaatggcaaaTCTGGCAAAACACATTGCTTCCATTAACAAATTTCCTAATTTGATAAGTGAATTTCCCtttatttgaaaattccaagtcaGATCTTTCCAAATGTTCACACCCTATTTAAGAGGGTATCTTATCTTCAAGTGTCAAACATGTCAAAGTCTATTTTATGATACTGTTAGTGTCAAATGAGCCTTAATTTTTTTATCGTCATTCATCATTAGCGTCAAATAGAGTGAAATATTTATCGTTAACAttattctaacaaatatttgataGTCATTAGTCATCAGGGGTACAACATTCATACCCTCCTTTAAGCCTATGATTTGTATTTGATTATTCTAATATGGACACATACTATGAAGCAAtgttgttaacatgtttaacccccgccacattatttatgtatgtgcctgtcccaagtcaggagcctgtagctcagtggttgtcgtttgtttatgtgttacatatttgtttttcgttcattttttttacataaataaggctgttagttttctctttgaattgttttacattgtcttatcggggccttttatagctgactatgcggtatgggctttgctcattgttgaaggccgtacggtgacctatagttgttaatttctgtgtcattttggtcttttgtggatagttgtctcattggcaatcataccacatcttcttttttatattgtttatctcTTTGAGACCATAGGGAATCACTATTATCACAGAGTTTATAATGGCAAGTTTGAAAGACCCCAGTGACACATAAAACTGATAAAACTGGATATAAAGTTCTTATTTCACTTTcaatatgttaatttgttttcaactcttattaaaatattaacaattacaccttaaaacatttaatgaacTCAAATTATTCATTGAAAACCAGAGACTGATAAGAATAATACCCATGATTAAAGTAAGTCACTGTGTTAAAATGCAGTGTTTCAAGTtcatttgtataatttgtttCCACATTACTCCTGTAAACACAGTAATTTAATGATCAAAGCATGAACAAAAATGGGGTTCCCTAAGATCATGATGATTTTGGTATTTCAATTAAAAGGTTGTTTTTTTAAGATTGACAGATAGATAACTGTGTACCATAGTATATCCTTTCAATGATAGATGTATGAAATCTGTAACATTGACGTCCATATTGGAATTTACTTTCAATGATTTTGGCTGGTTTCTTAAAAAGAAGTCTATATTTTTATCTGAGCACAAAATGGCCGATCTGGAACAGGTAATCAATCAGTATTGAGCCCAGGTGTACATTGTTAATCCTTAACACTTTTGAAGCTTTGTTACAGAAAAACGTCAATGCTGAAAGTGTAGCTAATCTAGAgaaagaaaaaagagaaaaatctAAGATTGAATctgacaaaaagaaagaaaaagataaaacgGACAGAGAAGCCCAGAAacaaaaacagacagacagaaaaGAGAGTGAAAAGAAAAGAACACAGAAAGGAGAAAGACGAAGATAGCATtctattgtaattttaaaatttaatgaattaGCTATAAATAGAACTTGTTATTGTTAAAGAGCTAgtgttgatgaaaaaatattgtgtttttggtTACAAATATGAAAATGGTAAGGGGTGGTTGCTTgaattttttatacgaccgcaaaatttgaaaaaattttcgtcgtatattgctatcacgttggcgtcgtcgtcgtcgtcgtccgaatacttttagttttcgcactctaactttagtaaaagtgaatggaaatctatgaaattttaacacaaggtttatgaccacaaaaggaaggttggtattgattttgggagttttggtcccaacattttaggaattaggggccaaaaagggcccaaataagcattttcttggttttcgcactataactttagtttaagttaatagaaatctatgaaattttgacacaaggtttatgaccacaaaagaacggttgggattgattttgggagttttggtttcaacagtttaggaattaggggccaaaaaagggcccaaataagcattattcttggttttcgcacaataactttagtttaagtaaatagaaatcaatgaaatttaaacacaatgttaatgactacaaaaggaaggttggtattgattttgggagtttaggtcccaacagtttaggaattaggggccaaaaagggacccaaataagcatttttcttggttttcgcaccataacgttagtataagtaaatagaaatctatgaaatttaaacacaaggtttatgaccataaaaggaaggttggtattgattttgggagttttggtcccaacataataaggggcccaaagggtccaaaattaaactttgtttgatttcatcaaaattgaataatttgggttctttgatatgccgaatctaactgtcatgactgtgtatgtagattcttaacttttggtcccattttcaaattggtctacattaaggtccaaagggtccaaaattaaacttagtttgattttgacaaaaaatgaatcagttaggttctttgatatgctgaatctaaaaatgtacttagattcttgattattggcccagttttcaagttggtccaaatcggggtccaaaattaaactttgtttgatttcatcaaaaattgaataaatggggttctttgatataccaaatctaactgtgtatgtagattcttcatttttggtcctgttttcaaattggtctacactaaagtccaaagggtccaaaattaaacttaatctgattttaacaaaaattgaaatcttggggttctttgatatgctgaatccaaaaatgtacttagattttttattatgggcccagttttcaagttggtccaaatcaggatctaaaattattatattaagtattgtgcaatagcaagtcttttcaattgcacagtattgggcaatggcaagaaatatctaattgcacaatattgtgaaatagcaaattttttttaaattagagttatctttctttgtccagaatagtaagcaagaaatatctaattgcaaaatattgtgcaatagcaagatttttttttaattggagttatctttctttgtctagaatcaacttaaatctttgttatatacaatatacaatgtatattcactttttactaccaactgataaattaaaataatctttaccattcagtgataacaagcagtttttttacatcttaatattttatgatgtatttaaatgagtagttattgttgcaaactccattagaaattttaattgagattagttttggaataagggaaagggggatgtgattaaaaaaattgggttcaatttttctcatttgaaatttcataaataaaaaagaaaatttcttcaaacatttttttgagaggattaatattcaacagcatagtgaattgctctaagagaaaacaaaaattttaagttcattagaacacattcattctgtgtcagaaacctatgctgtgtcaactatttaatcacaatccaaatttagagctgaatccagcttgaatgttgtgtccatacttgccccaaccgttcagggttcaacctctgcggtcgtataaagctacgccctgcggagcatctggttttaaattattattacttATGCCTTTTAACATTTAAAAGTATGTGTAgcattatatttatgaaaaaactaAAAATCATGTAGCTTatttataatgatataaaataagaaatgtcAAATCATGCTTTGTGAGATTTATCTAATtttgaatgtacatgtacatattattgTAGTGTCATTTTTATGAGAATCTGGAATATAATTAAAATCTTAGAATTGGTAAGGGGTTTAAATTGACATGTTTAAGGCTGAAACCTCCTGGTACCCTATAAAAAAATCCCTGGATCAGAGGCTAATACATttgatttgtgtttgttttttattgaacACTAAGTTTGTAGACTTGATCTTTTGGTAATTTTATCAAGACCATATGTAAATAGAAAACCACAGGGTCtattatacaatattttgttcttttaattCTTTGTAATAAAGATTGATGAACTTGTGATTAATAATTAATCTGTGCAATTACTAAAGCTATAGGTATCACTGCAATGTATTTTTCTGATTAtttgtgatatttattttttcatatcataTTATGTATACAGCTTTCATGGCCTTTGTTTCCAGTTTTAAAATGGAGAATATATTGTGGATTTTATTGTTGTTcatctttctataaaaaaaataaatgattgggatatatagctatatatagagATGCCCCCTTCTATAATTTAGTTTGAGAATGGGGCAAGTTTGTCAGAAATCCTTCACAATGAGTAGGTTGTGCCACACTTGACTTATGTttgattatataatttattttttatttatcaataatgGAAGATGGATATAACTATATGTTATATGTAAAGGATAGTTTATCCTAATTAAAaaacctttgtgagcatgctaAAATATCACACATCCCTACATAAGTGCAAAGGGGCATAACtgctagattttttttatcataattgatTGTCCAAATGCACATCTATGTAATATGTCCTTATTATcaataaagtttcatgaaattcggGTATATGGTTTCAGAAGAGTTGTTATGACAAAAACACGACTGACTGATGGATGGACTGACAAATGGACAGACAGACTTGTCAAAAATTATGCCCCAAAGAATTGTGTGGGAAATAATTACTTTGTTTTTATGGAATCAAATAAAATTTGACAGATTGGCATCATAATTAGCAtttgtagttgtgcattttaaagTCTTCTTGGAAAATTTTCTTTAATATCTTTTTGTAACTCACATAGGATGAAAGGGAAGACACATATTATTTTTGTCGAATGCAATAACTTTGTCAGGTATTTATATTGAATACAAATTTTACTTCAGCGTAGTTGTAATACATATATATGGTTATACCAATGTATTTATAGATTTCAAATGAGACATCAATAGTTTTATGATTcctttaatgatttaaataccaCTGTATTACCAGAATTTTATGGAATGTTGATTTATTcgtgaatatatacatgtatatttatgtgAATGCCTGACaaataaactattttattaataattgtgtCTCTCTATAGATTCCTTAAAACTAAATGTGTATAGTTGATGATTTTGAGATTTTAGGATTTATGTTTGCGCAACAAGAATTTCTAAACAAAAAAGCTGTAATATACCCTCACTGTGGTTTTGAGGTAGCATGATATCCATAAAATGAGGGAGAAATTTCACTTTGCTGCTTATCTGCTAAGCATGAGGCATTTTGGAAACAAAGTAAAGACAGGTCAACTCAGCTCAAAAATATAGTTTCTACCTGTGACGACATAGTCTTGCTGCTGACTGTTAAAAATCAGACTCCCCATGTAGGTCTAGTACAAACCTGGGttcctatatataaaaaaaatgaagtctgagtgccaatgagacaaccctccaagtcacaatgtataaaaagtaatcAATTATAGGTTGAACAGCTTTCAACACAGAGCCtcggctcacactgaacagcaagctattaagagCGCCAAtgtgacaagtgtaaaacaattcagacagGAAAACCAATGATCTAATCTTGCTCTCCCCACATTATTTACCAATTCATAATCTTAATCTGTCTAAGGAAGTAAGACttttgtctactctatggtcgggttgttgtcgctttgacacattccccatttcctttctcaattttatttttatttatataatttgccTTACATAGAAGTTGCATCTGAATAATACTGCTGTGGTAGTTTTTTGTCTCGCATTCAGGAACATTTGATTTCCTGGTTTTGTCAAAGTgcataaaaacttaaaatataatttgtaatttcgTGTTTCACTGATactctttaaaatctttaaaagtgacatccaaaattaaataaaGAATACACAGACATAAACTGTTGTCTCAAGGacatgaattatctccctttgaaacaaaaaaacatacatgGTTATTTCGGCTCTTAGATTGGATTGTTGtgtctttgatacattccccattcccattctcaattctGGTAAAACATCAATACTAAGATTTTTCAGCTTTTTCCTCCAAAAAATCTTGCAAGTTATGttcaaacaagagtgcacacactgaaatgtctccccttctttactaatcattgatattatatatgttgatagtcctaaatataatgctttattacaactgccacattaacttaacattaaccaagaaaactaaacattgaccaatgaaccatgaaaattaggtcaaggttagatgaaccttaccaggcaggcatgtacagctaacaattcttccatacaataaatacagttgacctattgctaatagtttaaaaacagatcaaaacccaaaaacttaacactgagcaatcaACCTTGAAAAAGGggtcaatgtcaaataaaacctgcgccaCCGGCatttaga
This window contains:
- the LOC139498191 gene encoding coiled-coil domain-containing protein 43-like, with translation MATSQQPFEEWLCAKLLSLDPEIDTDVFVMYINGILDTDDPSDEKKESMSEILSEVFPDNFSDVCAEVYNKYEEINGLAASKDDSDSENLAKQLSNMLENQKIESVKPKENLSKEEKERKAAILAQYGHVSDEEDDDRPDDPGGDSQDSSLLQKNVNAESVANLEKEKREKSKIESDKKKEKDKTDREAQKQKQTDRKESEKKRTQKGERRR